In Agrobacterium vitis, one genomic interval encodes:
- a CDS encoding ABC transporter ATP-binding protein: protein MSALQLENLTLQFGGLVVTNNVSLVLEKGARHALIGPNGAGKTTLINLITGRLTPRKGAIFLDGIDLKGMAQHKRVGLGLVRNFQVTNLFTSFTALENIALAIGEREGFGFSMAGHHGFPAKVVAEAEEIASRMRLANVPHVPVRDLAYGQQRLVELAVAMALRPKVLLLDEPAAGLPAADHEVILTILDELPADVAVLLIEHDMPLVFRFARDITVLAEGTIIARGTPEEIRHDANVRAAYLGNRS from the coding sequence ATGAGCGCTTTGCAGCTTGAAAACCTTACCTTGCAATTCGGTGGACTGGTGGTCACCAATAATGTGTCGCTCGTGCTTGAGAAGGGTGCACGCCACGCATTGATCGGGCCAAACGGTGCTGGCAAGACGACGCTGATCAATCTCATCACCGGCAGGCTGACCCCACGCAAGGGGGCGATATTTCTCGATGGTATCGACCTCAAGGGCATGGCGCAGCACAAGCGCGTTGGGCTGGGATTGGTGCGCAATTTCCAGGTCACCAATCTGTTTACCTCCTTCACAGCCCTTGAAAATATCGCGCTTGCGATTGGCGAACGTGAAGGCTTTGGGTTTTCGATGGCAGGGCATCATGGCTTCCCGGCAAAAGTGGTCGCGGAAGCAGAAGAGATCGCCAGCCGTATGCGCCTTGCCAATGTCCCCCATGTTCCGGTCCGCGATCTGGCCTATGGCCAGCAGCGCCTCGTGGAACTGGCGGTCGCCATGGCCCTGCGCCCGAAAGTGCTGTTGCTGGATGAGCCTGCCGCTGGACTGCCTGCGGCGGATCATGAGGTGATCCTCACTATTCTCGATGAATTGCCAGCCGATGTTGCCGTCTTGCTGATCGAGCACGATATGCCGCTGGTTTTCCGCTTTGCACGGGACATCACGGTCTTGGCCGAGGGAACCATCATCGCGCGTGGCACGCCAGAGGAAATTCGCCATGACGCCAATGTCCGTGCCGCTTATCTGGGGAACCGTTCATGA
- a CDS encoding branched-chain amino acid ABC transporter permease: MSDRSTFVSPPSTFAGFLRRKHGFNPADGLIVLALVLVPLLGDDYYALGSQILITVIFALSLDLLVGYAGIVTLGHAAFFGVGAYATGIASKYGWGEPLSGLLIGAMAAGLMGAVVGAIVLRTARFTLLMLTLCTVFLFGEIANKATWLTGGVDGLVGMETWPVFGLYEFDLLGQVGYWFSALVFLLVWLGVRRLVHSPFGQSIMAIRDNPGRAAAIGIAVRPRTLLIFVISCLLAGLAGALQAQVNQFVGLKDMSFELSATILVMLALGGSGRLYGAIIGPAVYLIAQDILSKDNPVMWQLWLGIILVVLVLFAPGGITRILAQLRGRIGR; encoded by the coding sequence CGGCTGATGGCCTGATCGTCCTTGCGTTGGTGCTGGTGCCGTTGCTTGGCGATGATTATTACGCGCTCGGTTCGCAAATCCTGATCACCGTTATCTTCGCCTTGTCCCTCGATCTTCTGGTCGGCTATGCCGGGATCGTCACCCTAGGCCACGCCGCCTTTTTCGGGGTTGGCGCCTATGCCACCGGCATTGCCTCCAAATACGGTTGGGGTGAGCCATTGAGCGGCCTGTTGATCGGCGCAATGGCAGCCGGGCTGATGGGCGCGGTCGTTGGAGCCATTGTTTTACGCACGGCACGCTTCACCTTGCTGATGCTGACGCTTTGTACGGTGTTTCTGTTTGGCGAGATCGCCAACAAGGCGACCTGGCTGACCGGTGGCGTCGATGGCTTGGTGGGCATGGAGACCTGGCCGGTTTTCGGCCTTTACGAATTCGATCTGCTTGGCCAGGTCGGTTATTGGTTCTCGGCCCTGGTCTTTCTGCTTGTCTGGCTTGGGGTGCGCCGATTGGTGCATTCGCCTTTCGGGCAGTCGATCATGGCGATTCGCGACAATCCCGGTCGCGCCGCTGCCATCGGCATCGCGGTCCGGCCGCGCACCTTGCTGATCTTCGTCATTTCCTGCTTGCTGGCCGGGCTCGCCGGTGCCCTGCAAGCCCAGGTCAATCAATTCGTTGGCCTGAAGGATATGAGTTTCGAACTGTCGGCAACCATCCTGGTGATGTTGGCGCTTGGTGGCTCAGGGCGGCTTTACGGCGCGATTATTGGACCTGCTGTCTACCTCATCGCCCAGGACATCTTGTCGAAAGACAATCCTGTCATGTGGCAGCTCTGGCTGGGGATCATCCTCGTGGTGCTCGTTCTGTTCGCACCAGGGGGCATTACGCGGATTTTGGCTCAACTGCGCGGAAGGATCGGTCGATGA